In the genome of Streptomyces sp. Q6, the window CGCCGCGTGTGCAGGGCCCTGTACGCCGTGCGGAGCTTCCTCCCGAGGCGCTCGGCCGTGCGGGCCGGGCGGACGTTCAGGGCGTACCGGGCGAGGGCGGCGGCCGTGCGGGCCGGGCGGCGGCGCGGCAGCAGGCGGAGCGCGAGGTGGTGCCGCGCGTCGACGTACGGCTGCCAGGTGTCGGCCGTGAGGCGGCTCAGGCGGGGACGGGCCGGGAGCGCGGTGCCCTGCGCGGGGACGGTGTCCTTCTCGGCGAACAGGTCGAGCGGGGGCAGCCGTTCGCCGTCGACGGCGAGCAGCAGGCGGGGGTTCCAGACACGGTCGCCGATGCCGCGCGGGCGCAGCACCCGGGTGAGCGGGACGACGGTGCGCCAGGTGATCGTCTCGCCGGTGAGGCGGACGTCGTCGACGGGCACGGTCACCGTCCGCTCGCCCGCGTCGCGCACCTGGAGGGCGAGGTGCGCGGTGAGGACCGCGGCGCGGTCGCCGTCGATCAGGCCGGCGGGCACGACGACGGCGCCCTCGACGACGAGGCGCCCCTTCTCGCGGGCGCACCGGGTGACCCGGTTGAGGAGGCGCAGGCCGGTCAGCGGGCGGCGCTCGTGTCCGGGTTCGCGGGGCGAGACGACGGTGCCGGGCCGCTCCAGGGCGTACGCGGCGGTGTGCACGCCGTCGGCGTCGCCGGCCAGGAGGAGGGCGACGGCGGCGCGCTCGGCCCGGGGCAGCTCGTCCAGGGCGTCCGGCGCCACCACGTCCGCGAGCAACTCGGCGTACTCGGCCGCCAGTTGTGCGCGCCGGTCACGGGCGAGGCCGAGGAAGGCGCGGGCGCACGGCAGCACGTGGTCGGTGAGGAACGCGGACCCGCGCCGGGCCCGCAGGCCGGGGTCGGTCAGGAGCGCGAGGGCGCGGCGCTGCGCGGCGACGGCGGCGGGCAGGTCGCGCAGCGGGTCGGCGGCGGCGCGGTGCGTGGTGATCAGGTTGGGGACGAGGGTGATGCGGCGGGCGGCGAGGGCGAGGTGCTCGGGTGCGCTGCCGCGGACGCCGTCGGCCCAGCTCCGGCGGACGCAGTACCCGGCGCTCAGCGCGTCCCGCGCCAGCAGGTCGGGGGCCTCGGCGGCGTCGGTGAGCGTCCGCGTCCGCGCGTACAGCTCGCTCTGCCACGCGGGGGCCTCCCCGGTCCCGGCGCCGGTCAGCCGGGTCCAGCGGCCCGCGACGAGGTCGGCGTCGGTGCGGCGGGCGGCCGCGAAGAGGTTGCGGCAGGCGTTGCGTTCGAGGAGTTCGCCGGGCGCGAGCGGCAGGACGTAGGTGCCGCGGGGGCGCCGACGCGGACCCGGTGGGGGTGGTCGGCGGCGAGTGCGGCGCCGGTCGCTCCGGTGCCCTCGCCGGTGAGAGCGGCCTCCGCGCCGGCGAGGGTCTGGTCGAGGATCGAGGCGACGGTGGCCCTGAGCAGCTTCGGGTCGGTGCCCGCGGGGCAGTCGACGACCACGCTGACATCGAAGAGTTCGGCGATCCCTGTGGTGGCGGTGCTCATCGACGGCCCCCGTCCCCGACGTGGGCGAGCATCGCGTCGGCGACCTGCGCGGCGGCGGTGCCGTCGTCGAGGTCGCAGAACGCCTCGCGGAACCGCTCGTAGGAGTCGCGGTGCCCGGCGACGGCGGCGTCCGGGTCGAGCAGCGCCGCGATCACCTCGTCGCTGGTGCGCAGGAGCGGGCCGGGGGCCTGGGCGGTGAAGTCGAAGTAGAAGCCGCGCAGGGTGTCGCGGTAGTGGTCGAGGTCGTAGGTGTGGAAGAGCATCGGCCGGCCCGTCTGGGCGTAGTCGAACATCATCGAGGAGTAGTCGGTCACCAACACGTCGGCGATCAGCAGGAGTTCGGCCGCGTCCGGGTAGCGGGAGACGTCGCGCACGAAGTCGGAGTCGGGCACCGCGCCGCCGACGAGGTAGTGGCGGCGTACGAGCAGGACGTGGTCGTCGCCGAGGGCGGCGCGGACCGCCGCGAGGTCGAGCTGGAGGTCGAGGCCGTACCGCCCCGACCTGCGGGGCTGGTTCTCGCGCCAGGTGGGGGCGTAGAGGATGACCCGGCGGCCGTCGGGGATGGCGAGCCGCTCGCGCACGGACGCGGCGACCTTGTCCCGGTCGGCGGCGTGCAGCACGTCGTTGCGCGGATAGCCGGAGGCGAGGACGTCGCCCTCGTAGCCGAAGGCGCCGCGCAGGACCGGGGTGGCGAAGCTGTTCGGGGAGACGAGCAGCGACCACTGGTCGGCGCGGGCGGGCAGCGTGGCGATGTACTTCCGGTCGGCGGACGCGCTGCCGGCCAGGTCGCGGCCGATGCGCTTGAGCGGGGTGCCGTGCCAGGTCTGGACGACGTACTGGCCTTCGGCGCGCTCGAACCACTCGGGCAGGTGCGTGTTGGTGACGACGGCCCGGCAGCGGGCCAGCGCCTCGTGCCACTCGGCGCTCCACAGGGCCACGGTGGTGACGCCGGGCGGCACGTCGACCTGCTGGTCGCGCACCACCCACAGGTGCTCCCACTCGATGTTCCTGGCGAGGAGTTCCTGGTGCACGGCGCGCGGCGAGTCGGAGTACTGGCGGCCGTCGAAGCTCGCGTAGAGGACGGCGTCGCGGCGCGGCAGCGTGCGCTGCTCGGCGTAGCGGGCGCGCAGCGCCGCCTGGGCGCCGCGGCCCTGGTCCCGCTCCGGCAGCGCGGAGCCCGAGGTGATCAGGAGCTGGTCGTGGTGGCGGCGCTGCACGGTGAGGTCGCGGCCGCGCAGGTTCCGTACGAGCGGCAGGTCGGCGTGGCGCGCGGGGGCGACGAGGAGCGGGACGCGGCGCTCGGGGTCGCTCTCGCCGGGCTCACGCAGGAACAGGTACCAGTTGCCCTCGGCCAGCGGCAGGGTGCCCGCGGGGCCCGCGACGGCGTGCGGCCGCACGAGCGCCTCGAAGCGGCCGTCGGCGAGCGTCAGGGGCAGCACGGCCTCCTCGTCGTGGCCGCTGTGCACGAGGACCAGCTCGCGGCGCCCGGCGCCCGGGTAGCTGCCCGCGAGCAGCAGGTGCCCGGTGTCGTCGCCGTCCGTGCACACCCGGCACGCGCTGTCGGCCGCGCACTCCTCCCAGCGGACGGTGTCGACGACGGGCCGTACGGTCTGGTCGCGCAGTTCGGTGTTGCCGGACGGGTTGGCGAGCACCATCAGCTCGCGGCCGCCGCCCAGGGCGTGCCGGCCGGGCGCGATGTCGGGCCGCACCGGCAGCGGGCTCCACGCCCCGCCCTCGCGGACGAGGCCGACGCCCCACGGGTCGGCGGCGCCCTGGGCGGCGCCGAAGAGGGCCAGCGGGACGCGCGCGCCGAAAGTGCGGCCGCCCAGGGTGACGGGGAGGTCGTGGGCCTCCTTGGTGCGCCAGTTCTCGACGCGCAGGGCGATCGGGGCACCGGGCCCGTCGGGCGCCAACTCGCCCTCGATACAGAGGTGTTCGCCGTCGCGCGTGTGCGCGACGAGGCGGGCCTTGAGTCGCTCCACGCGCAGCCGGAACCGTCCGTCGCTGAGGGTGGGCACGAGGCGCAGGAAGTCGTCGAGGTGGCGGACCGGCACCGGACAGGGGCCGCTCATCCGCACGGGCCCGGTGCGCGGCAGCAGCCCTCCGGCGTACGCGCCGAGCTCCAGGTTCCAGGTGGCGCCGGCCCGCGTGGTCACCAGCTTCGCCGGGTCGACGACGACCTCGAACCCGGCCCGGTCGTAGCTGTGCAGGCCCTGCCGCGAGGCGAGCGTGGCCTCGCGGGAGCGCACGGTGCGCAGCCGCAGCGGCACCGCGCGCCGCTTGCCCGCGCGCAGCCAGGCGATCCGGGCGCGGGCGGCGATCCGGCCCGCGGGCAGATTGCGGACGTAGGCGAAGCCCTTGAGCCGGAGCCTGCCGTCCTCGTCCCAGGCGGCCTGCGTGATGCGGGCGTCGAGCGGGATGTCCGCCGTGCCGAGCCCGACGACGCCGCGCGGCAGCCGCCGGTCGAGCACCGGGAAGTCGGCGCGGCGCCCGCGCAGGCCGCGGCGGACGCGGAAGGCCCCGGGTTGGCCTTCTCGTGCGCCATGAACGCGAGGAGTTCCGCCGTCCGGCGCTCGCGGATCAGCCGCCAGCGCACGCGCAGGCCGAGCGGCAGCTCGGCGAGGACGGCCGGGTCCACCGTGTCCGCGAAGGAGTTGGCGTGGTCGAGGAACGCCTCGTGGTAGGCGCTGTCCCCGTCGGGCAGCGCCTCCATGAACATCCACAGGTCGCCGGAGACGACGGACGCGTCGTAGCGCCGCTTGCCCTCCCGCCACTCCTCGCGCTCGCCGAGGAACCGGCTGACGTGGGAGACGGAGGCGGTGCGGTCGTGCACGGCGCGCGGGATGGCGCGCCGGTTCGAGATGGAGCCGTCGCGGTCGCGCCACAGGTAGACGGTGTCGGACAGGACGTCGACGGAGCGGGCGAGGAAGTGCGCGGGCAGCACGACGGGGATGTCCTCGAAGAGCACGCCTTCGGGGAACGCGAAGGCGTGCTCCTCCCAGAAGGCGCGCCGGAACACCTTGTTGCAGGCGATGCGGTCGGCGAGCAGGTCCCAGTCGCGGGTGACGTGAGTGGCGGTGCGGGTGGTCGCCATCGCCTTGCGGAACATGGGCGACTGCTCGGTCGCGCCGCCCTCGCGCAGCCGGAAGACGTTGCCGGTGACGAAGTCGGAGCCGGACGCCTCGACGGTGTCCAGCATCAGCGCGTACGCGCCCTCGGGGATCACGTCGTCGCTGTCGACGAAGGCGAGGTGGGTGCCGGTGGCGTGCCGGGCGCCCGCGTTGCGGGCCGCGCCGAGACCGGCGTTGGCCTGTTCGACGAGCCGGAACCGGGCGTCGTCCGCCGCGAACTCGCGCGCGATGGCCCCGCTGCCGTCGGTGGATCCGTCGTCGACCATCACGACCTCGATGTCCGGCACGGTCTGCGCCGCCAGCGATTCCAGACAGGCACCGAGGTAGTTCTCGACGTTGTAGATGGGGACGACGACGGTGAGGCGGGGTGTCATGCGCTGCGCACATTCCTTCCGGCGAACGGCGAGGGACCGGCGGTGGACCTTCGAGGGACCTACTCGTTAACAACCGGTGCCGCCGCCCCCGGTCACCCGCCCTGCGCCATCCGGGTGATCGCGAACCGGCTCCCGCGCCTCGGGGCGCGGGAGCCGGAGATCAAATCCGCGCAGGTGGGGCGCAGTTCAGGGCTTGACCGCGATGCGGCCCTCGTCCATGCGGAGCAGCAGGAGCCGCTCGCCGGTCTCCTCCAGGAACTCGTCGACGGCCTGCCGGGAGCCCTGCCAGTACCCGTAGTCGTCGATGAGCAGCACGCCGCCGGGCACCAACCGCTGGTAGAGGTGGTCGAGTTCGTGCTTGGTGGAGGCGTACCAGTCGGTGTCGAGACGCAGGATCGCGATCTTGTCGGGGGCCTCGCCCGGCACGGTCTCCTCGACCTTGCCCCGCACGTAGTGGACGCGCTCGGCGGGGTAAGGCACGCGCCGGAAGCCGGACTTGACGTCGTCGAGGGTGGCGTACGCCCAGATCGCCTTGTCCTTGTCGTTGCGCGCGAGGATGTCGGCGGCGGGGGTGCCGTCGCGCCGCAGGTCCTCCGCGGTGGGCTCGGTCATCCCGTCGTACGTGTCGAAGAGGTACAGGTCACGGTCGGTGGCACCGCAGCTCAGCAGCGTCTTGGCACAGGCCTGCATCGAACCGCCGCGCCACACGCCGCACTCGACGATGTCCCCGGGGATGTCGTGCCGGACGACGTGCCGGGTCGCGAGGATGAGGGCGTTGAGCCGCTCCGGCGACGTCATCGTCCACGGCTTGACCGAGCGGATCGTCTCCTTGGCCTCGTCGTCGTAGTCCGCGGGGAACTTGAGGCCCTTCGGCTTCGGCGCGGGCTTCGGCGGTGCGGGCTTCAGGGTCGTGGCGGCACGCTGGGCGGGCACCTGCGGTCGGGTCAGCTGGTATCCGGTGAGCGTCCGGAGTGCGCCGTTGACGGCTTTCTTCCATGCCATGGGGCGGGACACTACGCGCAAATCACCCTCCCTGTCACGCTCAGTCAACTGGCCGTCACTTTAAGTGGATTGATGGTGCGTCCACCACTTCCGGGCGGGTTCCTCGACGTAGCGGTAGGCGGCCCAGGACAGGGCGACGGTGACGCTCGCGACGCCGAGCAGGGTGAACACGGAGAGGTTCGTGGGGTCGGGCCGCTCCCAGTGGTCGAGGATGAGCCGGTTCACGGTCTGGTGCAGCAGATAGAAGGCGTACGACCAGGCGCCGAGCCGTACCATCACGGGCCCGCAGAGCCATCCGCGCCGCCCGTCGCGCTCGCGCTGCACGTACGCGACGATCACGAGTACGGAGAAGAGCGCGACCAACGGCCGCACGGACCAGGCGAGTTGACCGGCGGCAGCGTCGGAGAGCCACGGATCGCGGTGGACGTACACGACGGTGTACGCGGCGAAGACGGCGGCGAGGACGCCGGGGCGCAGCGGGACGCGCAGGCCGCGTCCCACCGCGAGCGCGAGGGCGAGGCCGAGGACGAACTCGGGCAGGCGGATGACCGGGAGTCGCATCAGCCACTCGCAGCGCGACGGCGAAAGGTGCGCGGCGGCCCACCAGTTGACCGCCCACATGGCGACGAGCCCGGCGCCCGCGAGTGCGAGGAGGGTACGGGTCCGCAGCCGGTAGGCACCGCGGACGACGAGCGGGAACAGGAGGTAGAAGAACACCTCGACGCTCAGCGTCCACGACACGCCGTTGCCCGGGAACATCGGGACGACGCCCGGGAACCAGGTCTGCACGAGCACGAGCGAGGCGAGGAAGCTCGGCAGGTCCCACGGCACACCGCCCCACACGTGGAACACCCAGACGCACGGCACGGTCGCGGCGAGGTGCAGCGGCAGGATGCGGCCGGCGCGCCGCCGGTAGAAGGCGCGGGCGGACGTCCCCGATCGGTGCCCCCAGGCCAGCAGGAACCCGGACAGCACGAAGAAGAACCCGACGCCGTTGACACCCATCGTCGAGTACGGGAACAGGACGGGGCTGTGCGCGACGCCACCGCCGGGACCGGTGCCGGTGAAGTGGTGCGTGAACACGGCGAACGCGGCGAGGAACCGCAGCCCGGTGAGGGAGTCGAGCCGGTCGGCGCGGGGCGCTCGGGCGCGCTGCCGCAGCGGGGACTGGTGCGGGAGGAGCGCGCTGCTCATCGGGGGGCCTCCGCGAGGACGACGGGGGCGGTGCGGCGCGGGGCCAGGGGATGGGCTCGGCGGAGCCGGGCGGTGCGGGGCGGCTCGACGAGGCCGCGGGCGTCAGCCGGCCCCCGCAGCCACCCAGGTACCCCCGCTCCGCGTGCTTCGCGTGCCGCATCCGGTCGATCCGGGGCTTCGCCCACTCCCGTACCGCGGCGATGCGGTCCGGCCCCGCGGGGACCGCCGAGGCGAGGACCCAGTCGCCGCCGTTCCCCTCCCGGTAAAGCGGGACGTACCCGGCGTCGGCCAGCCGGTCCGGGGTCAGCCCGGTGCGGCCGACCCACGCGGCGTGCGCGTGCAGCAGCGCGGGACGGACCTCGTCCAGCACGTACCGGCGCAGCCCCGCCCGGTCCCCGGCGGCGTACGCGGACGCGATCCGGCGGTCGGTCAGACCGGCCAGGTCGACGACGCGCAGCCGGCTCGTGAGCAGCGTGCCGCCGAGGTCGGGCAGTACGACGGTGGCGCCGGGGCGCAGGGCGAGCCGGTCGGCGTACGCGTCGAACGTGCGGCCGTAGCGTTCGGCGACCCAGCACATGGACAGGGTCGGCTCCGCGGTGAACTCCTCGTCGCGCACGCCCTGCCCGGCCAGGGAGAGGACGAGCGCCCCGCCGAGGGCGCAGCCGAGCAGGACGCGGGCCCGCGTCCTGGCGGTGCTCCACGCGGCGGTGACGGCCAGCGCCGCGAGCGCCGAGCCGAGCACCCACACGGGGGTGGCGAACCGGTACAGCGGCATCCAGTCCGCGGCGAGCGCCCCGTACGCGAGGAGGCAGAGCGCGAGCGGCACGCACAGCACGCCGGTCACCCGCCGTACGGGCCCCGGCCTGGCCAGGACGAGCCCGGCGCATCCGGCGCAGACCAGGACGAGCGCCCACCCGGCGTACCCGAGCAGTTCGCCGACCTTCGCGAACTCGGCGGTGTCCGGGGCCTGTTGGGCCTTGGCGACGGCCGTGTTCGGCACCCACAGGCCGAACGTGGCGCGGCGCCACAGCAGGAAGCCCCCGTACCCGGCGGCGAAGACGGCGCAGTGGACGAGGACGTCGCGGACGGCCGCCCGGCGGCGCAGCAGCAGCGCGGTGACCGGGTACGCGGCGGCGAGCACGGCGCCGTCGGGCCGGGTCAGCGCGGCGAGCAGGGCGAGCCCGGCGGCCCCGCACGCGAGACGGGTGCCGCCGCCCCGCACGAGCAGCAGCGCGAGGGCGGCCGCGGCGAGGCCGTACAGGGAGTTCTCCAGTCCGGAGAAGCACCACACGACGTACGAGTACGAGGCGGCGAGGAGCCCGCCGGTGCCGAGCACGACGAGCCAGGCCCGGTCCGGCAGCGCCACGCGCGCGATGCCGCCGACGCAGGCGAGGGTCCCGGCGACGCAGGCGAGAGCGAGGGCCTTCGGGAAGAGCGCGAGGTCGCTGACCCCGGACCAGGCGCCGTGGTCGAACAGGCCGAGCACCCGCCCCACGAGCAGCAGGGCGAGCCAGGCCGGGTTGGAGTAGCCCTCGACGGGGCCCGCCCCGGCCTGCTGCACCGGTCCGAGCCCGTCGCCGACGCTGCGGACGTACGCGAAGGTGACGGCGGCGTCGTCGACCACCCACTGGCCGAGCCCGGCGGCCCGCCCGCCGACGAGCGCGGTCCCCGCGGCGACGGCGGCGGCCGTCGCCCAGGGGCGGACGCGCCGACCGCGCGGGCCGGGCGGCGCGCCGGGCGCGCGGGCGGCGGGGAGGGAGGAACGGGACGGTGCCGGAGGCCGGTTCAAGATCTTCATCAAGGGACCAACACCCGACCGGCCCCTCGGTCACCTGTGCTGGTCCACCCGGGTGACCGGACCGGTCCGGCCGGTCCGCGCGGGCGCCGCCCTCCCGGTTCACCCGGAGCAGGTCACCCCGCGCACGACCCGCTCAGCGCGCGCAGCCCGGGACGGGCCCGCCCCTGCGCGTGTACAGGACCAGGCGCCCGCTCTTGCGCCGCTCCTGACTGACCGGTGCGAAGTCCTGCTGGAGGACGGCGAGTTCGGCCCGTTCGTCGGCCGAGCGGGTGCGCCGGCCCGGGTGGGCGGCCTCCGCGTCGAAGAGGACCCAGACGCGCGGCAGGCAGTCCATGCGGGCGGCCAGTTCGCGCCGGGGTACGTCGACGCCGTAGAGGGTGCCGGAGGCGGCGCCGGACGTGCGCAGCGAGACGTCCCTGACACCGGCGACCGACGCCGGGTACGCCTCGCTGTAGCGGCGGCCGGTCTTCGGCAGGTACAGCAGCGGGTCGCCTGGGCGGAGTCGGGCCGACAGCATGCGGGCGACCGCGCCGAGGTCGTCGCGCCGGGCGTCCGCCGAGCGCTGGTGCACCTGGAGCGGGAGCTGGGCGAGGAAGGCGACGGCGATCAGGCCGGCGCCCGCGAGCGCGGGGCCCGCCGCGCCCGGCGCGGTCCACGGCACCCGGGCCAGCAGCGTCTCCGCCCCCGCCGCCACGAGCAGCGGCACCCCGGCGAACGCGAAGAGCGCGTACCGGGACGCGTACAGCGGATGCCACTGGGAGACCGTGAGGAGGATCAGCGGCGGGACGAGCGCGAGCGGCAGGGCCAGCGCGACCGGGCCGCACGCGCCGGAAGCCCTGCGGGGCAGCGGCCGGCACACGGCGACCGCGATGAGGGCCAGCGTCGCCGCGTACAGGGGGCCGTCGTGGCCGGTCGCGGTGCGCAGCAGCGTCTCGGCGTCCGCCCGGCCGGGCCGCCGGATCCAGGCCACCTGTTCGCTCTGCCCGTGGGTCAGCGCGACGAGCGGCAGCAGGAGCAGCGCGGAGCAGCCCGCCGCCGCGCCCCAGCCGCGCCAGGTCCGCCACGGCACCCGGGTCACGGCGAGCGTCACGGCGTGCGCGCCGAGCAGCAGGACCGCGAACTCGTGCAGCCAGGCGGTGCCGGTGACCGCCCCCGCGTAGGCGATCCAGCCACGCGCGGCCGGCCGTTCGACGCACCGCGCGAACAGCAGCGTCGCGCCCGCCGCCCCGGCCGCGACCAGGGCGTACGAGCGGCCCTCCTGCGCGTAGTACTGGGCGAAGGGGCGACCGCGTACAGCAGGCCCGCCCACAGGCCGACGCGCGGCCGGGCCAGACGGCTGCCGAGCGCGGCGACGCAGCAGGCCGCGGCGCTCGCGCCGAGCACGGACGGCAGCCGGAGCATGACCTCGCCGGGGTGCAGCGGCAGCACGAAGTGCATCAGCAGGTAGTAGAGGCCGTGCACCGCGTCGATCGAGCCGAGCACGTGCCACAGCTGCGGCAGCGACCGGGAGGCGACCATGACGGTGGCGGCCTCGTCCCGCCACATCGTGCCCCGGTCCAGGTGCCACAGCCCCAGGACGAGCGCGGTGGCGCCGGGCACCACGACGGCCGGGATCCGGGCGCGCGCGGTCCCGGCCCATGAGTTCAGCAGCATGGGGCGAGCCTGTGCGACCGATGCCGCGCGCCGCGGCGGGCCCGCCCCGCGCCGCGCGAACGTCACCCGTTCAGAAACAGCGTCCGTACGACCCGCTCGGCGGCGCCCCCGTCGTCGTACGCGCAGAACCGCTCGCGGAACGCCGACCTGAGCCGGGTCGTGTCCGCCGTGTCCCAGGTGCCGTCCCTGAAGTGGGCGACCAGTTCGTCCTCCGACGTGGCGACCGCGCCCGGGGTGTCGCCCGGCAGGCCCGACAGGAGGTCGAAGTAGGTGCCGCGGGCCAGCCGGTAGGCCTGCCAGTCGGGGGCGTACGTGACGATCGGCCGGTCCAGGCACGCGTAGTCGAACATCAGGGACGAGTAGTCGGTGACCAGCGCGTCGGCGGCGAGGCAGAGGTCCTCGACGCGGTCGTGCGCGGTGACATCGATCAGGCGCGGGTGGGTGTCGGCGAGGCCGGCCTCGTGGCCGTAGAAGTA includes:
- a CDS encoding TylF/MycF/NovP-related O-methyltransferase, yielding MAWKKAVNGALRTLTGYQLTRPQVPAQRAATTLKPAPPKPAPKPKGLKFPADYDDEAKETIRSVKPWTMTSPERLNALILATRHVVRHDIPGDIVECGVWRGGSMQACAKTLLSCGATDRDLYLFDTYDGMTEPTAEDLRRDGTPAADILARNDKDKAIWAYATLDDVKSGFRRVPYPAERVHYVRGKVEETVPGEAPDKIAILRLDTDWYASTKHELDHLYQRLVPGGVLLIDDYGYWQGSRQAVDEFLEETGERLLLLRMDEGRIAVKP
- a CDS encoding acyltransferase: MSSALLPHQSPLRQRARAPRADRLDSLTGLRFLAAFAVFTHHFTGTGPGGGVAHSPVLFPYSTMGVNGVGFFFVLSGFLLAWGHRSGTSARAFYRRRAGRILPLHLAATVPCVWVFHVWGGVPWDLPSFLASLVLVQTWFPGVVPMFPGNGVSWTLSVEVFFYLLFPLVVRGAYRLRTRTLLALAGAGLVAMWAVNWWAAAHLSPSRCEWLMRLPVIRLPEFVLGLALALAVGRGLRVPLRPGVLAAVFAAYTVVYVHRDPWLSDAAAGQLAWSVRPLVALFSVLVIVAYVQRERDGRRGWLCGPVMVRLGAWSYAFYLLHQTVNRLILDHWERPDPTNLSVFTLLGVASVTVALSWAAYRYVEEPARKWWTHHQST